In a genomic window of Candidatus Binataceae bacterium:
- a CDS encoding alpha/beta fold hydrolase yields the protein MKSAIRGLALATVVLTSLLALGGAASADLADQSATKFLTALQHNDFDAASKVSSDRMRAAMPQIQSAWQQETAAFGQLKSFEITDRASAQGEQVRIVNLTFERPSGLAAQIAVDGLGNVSGIYFVAAKASPEAAAESKKLADDRVNEMLKALQQENFDAAEAHFDSQMKSLFGPAAFEQAWKERTGSLGDLKAWRIARSADNGGIAVRVVNVDFANKSKAFALKIAIDSLGEISGLYFVDAQSEAAASSKPPSYIRAAAFTAREVEVDGGGAALGGTLTIPNGNGPFPGAVLVHGSGPNDRDENLEANHPFLDIAEGLSSSGIAVLRYDKRSRVHPELLKGTVQTEVIDDAVAAVALLKHQPQVNPARVFVVGHSLGALLAPEIAFRAKAAGAIMLAPPGLPLEDIIARQARYPWVSPQGIPQADESARLIKAKALAPNQPVPGMHETAGYFYDLDSRDEVGYARKLGKPILILHGTRDFQIVDEDIDVWRKGLASTPNVRIDELPGLNHLFIAGTGKPGPNEYMVPSYVAPEVIAKVSSFIEQ from the coding sequence ATGAAGAGCGCGATTCGCGGTCTCGCTCTCGCGACAGTCGTTCTTACATCGTTGCTTGCACTCGGGGGCGCGGCCAGCGCCGATCTGGCCGATCAGAGCGCGACGAAATTTCTCACCGCACTGCAGCACAACGACTTCGACGCGGCGTCGAAGGTCAGCAGCGACAGGATGCGGGCGGCGATGCCGCAAATCCAGTCAGCGTGGCAGCAGGAGACTGCGGCTTTCGGGCAATTGAAATCGTTCGAGATAACCGATCGCGCGAGCGCGCAGGGTGAGCAAGTCCGGATCGTAAACCTCACTTTCGAGCGTCCGAGTGGATTGGCGGCGCAAATTGCGGTTGACGGCCTCGGCAACGTCTCGGGGATTTACTTCGTCGCGGCCAAGGCGTCGCCCGAGGCGGCCGCGGAATCCAAAAAGCTCGCCGACGACCGCGTCAACGAGATGCTCAAGGCGCTGCAGCAGGAGAACTTCGATGCCGCCGAGGCGCATTTCGACTCGCAGATGAAATCGCTCTTCGGTCCGGCCGCTTTCGAGCAAGCATGGAAGGAGCGAACCGGCTCGCTGGGCGATCTCAAAGCGTGGCGGATTGCTCGGAGCGCCGATAACGGCGGAATCGCGGTGCGGGTGGTCAATGTCGATTTTGCGAACAAGTCGAAAGCCTTTGCCTTGAAGATCGCGATCGACTCGTTGGGTGAGATCAGCGGGCTATACTTCGTCGATGCGCAATCGGAGGCGGCGGCTAGTTCCAAACCTCCGTCGTATATCCGCGCAGCCGCTTTTACTGCGCGCGAAGTGGAAGTAGATGGCGGCGGCGCGGCGCTGGGCGGTACGCTTACCATTCCGAATGGCAATGGGCCGTTTCCGGGCGCAGTGCTCGTGCATGGATCAGGGCCCAACGATCGCGACGAGAATTTAGAAGCGAATCATCCGTTTCTTGACATCGCCGAAGGGCTCAGCTCGAGCGGAATCGCGGTTTTGCGGTACGACAAGCGGTCCAGGGTACATCCCGAACTGTTAAAGGGTACCGTCCAGACCGAAGTGATCGATGATGCGGTTGCGGCGGTGGCGCTCCTCAAGCATCAACCGCAAGTCAATCCTGCCCGCGTGTTCGTTGTCGGTCACAGTCTGGGCGCACTGCTCGCGCCAGAGATCGCGTTCCGGGCCAAGGCTGCCGGCGCGATCATGCTCGCCCCTCCCGGACTTCCTCTCGAGGACATAATCGCTCGCCAGGCTCGATACCCGTGGGTGTCGCCGCAAGGAATCCCGCAAGCGGACGAGAGCGCGCGCCTGATCAAGGCCAAGGCGCTGGCGCCGAACCAGCCCGTGCCGGGGATGCATGAGACTGCGGGGTATTTCTATGATCTCGACTCGCGAGACGAGGTTGGCTACGCGCGCAAGCTCGGCAAGCCGATCCTGATTCTTCACGGGACGCGCGATTTTCAAATCGTGGACGAGGATATCGACGTTTGGCGCAAAGGCCTTGCGAGTACGCCCAACGTCAGGATCGACGAACTGCCCGGGTTGAATCACCTCTTCATCGCGGGCACCGGCAAGCCAGGTCCCAACGAATACATGGTCCCCAGCTACGTCGCGCCCGAAGTCATCGCCAAAGTTTCCTCTTTCATCGAGCAGTAA
- a CDS encoding SDR family oxidoreductase, which produces MKIVIIGGTGLIGSKTAPILRQRGHEVIAASPKNGVNTVTGAGLKEALASARVVIDLANSPSFQDKAVLEFFETSGRNLHPAEAAAGVQHHVALSIVGTDRTPDNGYFRAKVAQERLLKASAIPYTIIRSTQFMEFLGGIADSGADGNKVRISPGLFQPIAADDVAPIVADVALAAPRNGIVEIAGPERAPFNEVIARYLKAVCDPREVVCDPEARYFGGLVEERSLIPLGEARLGRISLDEWLRRSKARA; this is translated from the coding sequence ATGAAGATCGTGATTATCGGCGGCACCGGACTTATCGGCTCGAAGACCGCCCCTATCCTGCGTCAACGCGGTCACGAGGTCATCGCGGCCTCGCCCAAAAACGGCGTCAACACCGTTACCGGCGCGGGACTCAAAGAAGCCTTGGCTAGCGCGCGAGTGGTGATTGATCTTGCCAATTCGCCTTCATTTCAAGACAAGGCGGTGCTGGAATTTTTTGAGACTTCAGGCCGCAACCTTCATCCGGCGGAGGCCGCAGCAGGCGTCCAGCACCATGTCGCGCTCTCGATTGTCGGCACTGACCGGACGCCGGACAATGGCTACTTCCGGGCGAAGGTCGCCCAGGAAAGACTGCTAAAGGCGTCCGCCATCCCCTACACGATCATCCGCTCGACCCAGTTCATGGAATTCCTCGGCGGCATCGCGGATTCAGGCGCCGATGGAAACAAAGTCAGAATATCGCCCGGCTTGTTCCAGCCTATCGCGGCGGACGATGTTGCTCCGATCGTTGCGGATGTTGCGCTCGCAGCCCCGCGAAACGGCATCGTCGAGATCGCCGGCCCGGAACGAGCGCCATTCAACGAAGTTATCGCCCGCTATCTGAAGGCAGTCTGCGATCCGCGGGAGGTGGTGTGCGATCCCGAGGCTCGCTACTTCGGCGGTCTGGTCGAGGAGCGCTCGCTGATACCGCTCGGCGAAGCGCGGCTCGGTCGCATCTCTCTCGACGAATGGCTCCGGCGGTCAAAGGCTCGCGCCTAG
- a CDS encoding thioredoxin domain-containing protein: protein MVSLTNNSRRAISALLIHSVAGLVGVAFAVALTASVARAESSSAAGSKVVATVGDHPITEQQLDDKLKPEVAALRAQYEQQVERMIEQRSEEMKKQTLQAMADQYLLEQAAKKDQLSVNDYLKKQFTGKDGVTEAQAQKFYDGHKQAGTPPFAQIKDELIADMNRDALLERLRKQTPIKILLAPTRVTVNFAGHPSMGSADAPVTIVEFTDFQCPFCKRSEDTVKQIQQKYGDKVRLVHMDYPLSFHAHALDAAEAARCANAQGKFWPYRDALFANQGKLAPADLKATAKQLGLNTKQFDACFDSGKYKKDIEADMAQGNKLGVDGTPAFFIDGRSLVGAQPLPSFAEIIDDELASKDQKQASAH, encoded by the coding sequence ATGGTTTCTCTCACCAACAATTCGCGCCGAGCGATTTCGGCGCTCTTGATCCATAGCGTTGCGGGCCTAGTCGGCGTCGCGTTCGCCGTTGCCCTGACCGCATCGGTCGCGCGCGCCGAGAGTTCAAGCGCGGCAGGATCGAAAGTCGTTGCAACCGTGGGCGACCATCCGATTACCGAGCAGCAGCTCGACGATAAACTCAAGCCGGAAGTCGCGGCGCTCCGCGCGCAATACGAACAGCAAGTCGAGCGCATGATCGAGCAGCGCTCCGAGGAGATGAAAAAGCAGACGCTGCAGGCGATGGCCGATCAGTATCTGCTCGAGCAGGCCGCCAAGAAGGACCAGCTCTCGGTCAACGATTACCTGAAGAAGCAGTTCACCGGTAAGGACGGCGTCACCGAGGCGCAGGCGCAGAAGTTCTACGATGGTCACAAGCAAGCCGGCACTCCACCCTTCGCGCAGATCAAGGACGAGCTGATCGCCGACATGAATCGCGACGCGCTGCTGGAGCGCCTGCGCAAGCAGACGCCGATCAAGATCCTGCTCGCGCCCACGCGCGTCACCGTGAACTTCGCGGGGCATCCGTCGATGGGTTCCGCCGATGCGCCGGTGACGATCGTCGAGTTCACCGACTTCCAGTGCCCGTTCTGCAAGCGCAGCGAAGACACCGTCAAGCAGATTCAGCAGAAGTACGGCGACAAGGTCCGCCTGGTGCACATGGACTACCCGCTGTCGTTTCATGCCCACGCGCTCGATGCGGCCGAGGCCGCGCGATGCGCCAATGCGCAGGGCAAATTCTGGCCGTATCGCGACGCGCTCTTTGCCAACCAGGGCAAGCTCGCGCCCGCCGATCTGAAGGCCACGGCGAAGCAGCTCGGGCTCAATACCAAGCAGTTCGATGCGTGCTTCGACTCCGGCAAGTATAAGAAGGATATCGAGGCCGACATGGCGCAGGGCAACAAGCTCGGAGTCGACGGGACGCCCGCGTTCTTCATCGACGGCCGCTCGCTGGTCGGCGCGCAGCCGCTGCCGAGCTTCGCCGAGATTATCGACGACGAGCTGGCATCGAAGGACCAGAAACAGGCATCGGCGCATTGA
- a CDS encoding G8 domain-containing protein — MLALLAIPAGAGAATDCDLSSYTKLSTITACLGAGSSCTISTPVYVDTNFTRVSGSQPLGAITISSGGALAFPNASRRVEVGNIIVNGGTLQVGATSCPISEANLTELDFYGTNPGTLTCGANSADNASLFNKGICFVSGTLSIVGAKGIESTTTTNRQLTTGLEGLNGILSTVLGGTAANPGTSWTYLRCPAGPTNTYGAGNGLAAPVQGSTAQCPGSATTLAIQGKSGWAQNDWIVVGGTGYADDEAEFVQIALISTGVDGNDTIMLKTPLVHYHFGGAAPSAATGRCVAGDGKTVEPAAFCANATFNYGVDERAEVGLISRTVLLSGRQAWEARARYEAGATIVETASTGQTAQTFLFQATAGTSGTAIPSFPTTVGGTVSDGSVVWTNKGNTGVAGDIHWGGEIRLLPGAAAANSVKIEGAEFEEFGKDQLSSYPIHFHMLGKVPPVAQGGPLVAYNSIHHSYNKCITVHMSDGVAITGNVCARIVGHMFYLESGQETANTFTDNLGLGAMNNALAISNSEKPLFWSGDNLASNSLRPLSYDEFNIPYTEDPSVPHNGPSSGFWISNANNSFSGNSIGGCQGSGVGYWYEESTFSQFQPFGTFNNNRTHGCQYGLLTVDDLGNVVNGSTYPKVNPTPHQGGTVGGADLLAFINGITATRIRDRGIWVRPGWYHVQNARLAGNRDALSMVTGGGPEGIAPGVWGLTSDSVIVGISQNNPDRFGPSQCFNPKPQGGQETGCVTEPYLPTNPAANKGYPSPNWNLGGVMFYDGPARLKNIRFVNFKQNPLTELTKADQSNLSNYNSAVPNNYKGFAIYEGDAAIAWFQSNVNVYPPTQSSEGLSWDNVDFKHQVYTQQVNLANFVDGDKNTAVLDRDGTLAGYGVIDPSGHSLAAQGRYPISLNNLPVNSVTDQLVTGATPPDSADECHAEGLQDAVTTPSGGSKTGEGRQTAMMSAGSYATLEVTDLKGNLQSNGTAGFLNDDLVTLTKDEIDYPGVDLTDQTTYEWGPHAGTPVTQDCAIGHGCMILTGRNQQGAYEPKVESGLGYTLASANGFPGFINSTSSSTPASPYISIGFTDAVLPVNSAGTHSPFSIRMGVCFEDKAGHHPAGLSSFQVLQGRKSYGSPTGNPSTLTADWADLSKANESGLPALSRYCGQLDNTYFGVAPVFYPNIDPDAGCPAAEPSGSGQPGQGSVITLTGVQITSPSDMPATLDPTKFYYDASSGMLFLQIEQTELNAQGGSPIGNCTINPKDPACPTNEHFYPCPKNGCSLYTIRITDGSYVPDSASGCSPYDPTTGNTIYNHGTWDAYPSGLDQLAYIVPSDAVNDPTRGNNLDPNTKNGEAALITPVSPNLVNGDNYPYNGFGANGAPWCPENRSLTSLAVAANSHPHRHHHRRRVATHGHPQGPQPLARN; from the coding sequence ATGCTCGCGTTGCTCGCGATTCCGGCTGGAGCAGGCGCGGCGACTGACTGCGATCTTTCCAGCTACACCAAGCTCTCGACCATCACGGCCTGCCTCGGAGCGGGCAGCTCATGCACGATCAGCACGCCAGTTTATGTCGATACCAACTTTACGCGGGTGAGCGGTAGCCAGCCGCTGGGTGCGATCACGATCAGCAGCGGCGGGGCCCTGGCTTTTCCGAACGCCAGCAGGCGAGTGGAGGTTGGCAACATAATCGTCAATGGCGGAACGCTGCAGGTCGGCGCAACCTCTTGTCCGATTAGCGAGGCCAATCTTACCGAGCTGGATTTCTACGGAACCAACCCAGGAACTTTAACCTGCGGTGCTAACAGCGCCGACAACGCCTCGCTTTTCAACAAGGGCATCTGCTTCGTTTCAGGAACGTTATCGATCGTCGGCGCCAAGGGTATCGAATCGACCACTACAACCAATAGGCAACTGACCACCGGCCTCGAGGGATTGAATGGCATACTGTCAACCGTCCTGGGCGGCACGGCGGCCAATCCTGGAACCAGCTGGACTTATCTGCGTTGTCCTGCGGGGCCGACCAACACCTATGGCGCCGGAAATGGCCTCGCAGCCCCAGTGCAGGGCAGCACTGCGCAATGTCCAGGCAGCGCGACGACGCTCGCAATCCAGGGGAAATCGGGCTGGGCTCAGAATGATTGGATCGTCGTGGGAGGCACTGGCTATGCGGACGACGAGGCCGAGTTTGTCCAAATCGCGCTGATCAGCACCGGCGTTGATGGGAACGACACCATCATGCTGAAGACTCCACTAGTTCATTATCATTTCGGCGGCGCAGCGCCATCCGCAGCCACTGGCAGATGCGTCGCGGGCGATGGCAAGACAGTGGAGCCGGCCGCGTTCTGTGCGAATGCGACCTTCAATTACGGCGTTGATGAACGGGCCGAGGTCGGCTTGATTTCCCGCACCGTGCTGTTGAGCGGTCGCCAAGCGTGGGAGGCGAGAGCCCGCTACGAAGCAGGGGCGACGATCGTCGAGACTGCCAGCACCGGCCAAACGGCTCAGACCTTCCTGTTCCAGGCGACGGCGGGCACTTCCGGCACGGCAATACCGAGCTTTCCGACAACCGTGGGTGGAACAGTCAGTGACGGCTCGGTGGTCTGGACCAATAAGGGCAACACGGGAGTGGCCGGCGATATCCACTGGGGCGGCGAAATCCGCCTGCTGCCGGGGGCGGCAGCAGCCAATTCGGTGAAAATCGAAGGGGCTGAATTCGAGGAATTTGGCAAGGACCAGCTCAGTTCATATCCAATTCATTTCCACATGTTAGGCAAGGTACCTCCGGTGGCTCAGGGCGGCCCGCTAGTCGCCTACAACAGTATTCATCACAGCTACAACAAGTGCATCACGGTCCACATGAGCGATGGGGTTGCAATTACGGGCAACGTTTGTGCGCGAATCGTGGGCCATATGTTCTACCTGGAGTCGGGGCAAGAGACCGCCAATACGTTTACAGACAACCTTGGCCTCGGCGCGATGAATAACGCCTTGGCGATTTCCAATTCCGAAAAGCCCCTGTTTTGGAGCGGGGACAACCTGGCGTCGAATTCGTTGCGACCGCTCAGCTATGACGAATTCAATATTCCTTACACCGAAGATCCTTCGGTGCCGCACAACGGTCCGTCCTCTGGTTTCTGGATCAGTAACGCAAATAATAGCTTTAGCGGCAATTCGATCGGCGGATGCCAAGGCAGCGGGGTCGGCTACTGGTACGAGGAAAGTACCTTTAGCCAGTTCCAGCCCTTTGGCACTTTTAACAACAATCGGACTCATGGGTGCCAATACGGGTTGCTGACGGTTGATGACCTCGGCAATGTGGTCAACGGCTCGACCTATCCCAAGGTTAATCCGACACCACATCAAGGCGGCACCGTCGGTGGTGCCGATCTGCTCGCGTTTATTAACGGAATTACTGCCACGCGCATCCGCGATCGGGGCATCTGGGTCCGACCGGGCTGGTACCACGTCCAGAACGCGCGGCTGGCGGGCAACCGTGACGCGCTTTCCATGGTCACTGGCGGTGGTCCAGAGGGAATCGCGCCCGGGGTCTGGGGTCTAACCAGCGACTCGGTGATCGTCGGCATCAGCCAGAATAATCCCGATCGCTTCGGACCTAGTCAGTGCTTTAACCCCAAGCCCCAAGGTGGACAGGAAACTGGGTGCGTGACCGAACCCTATCTACCAACGAATCCCGCGGCGAATAAAGGCTATCCATCCCCGAACTGGAATCTTGGCGGGGTTATGTTCTACGACGGACCGGCCCGGCTGAAGAATATTCGCTTCGTCAACTTCAAGCAGAATCCCTTAACTGAACTTACCAAGGCGGACCAATCCAACCTGAGTAACTACAATTCGGCCGTACCAAATAACTACAAAGGCTTCGCGATCTATGAAGGCGATGCCGCGATCGCCTGGTTCCAATCCAATGTCAATGTTTATCCGCCGACGCAAAGCAGCGAAGGGTTGTCCTGGGATAATGTCGACTTCAAGCACCAGGTATATACCCAGCAAGTGAACCTCGCGAACTTCGTCGATGGTGACAAGAATACTGCTGTCCTTGACCGTGACGGGACTCTCGCCGGCTATGGAGTAATCGACCCGTCAGGCCATAGCTTGGCCGCACAAGGGCGTTATCCAATATCGCTCAACAATTTGCCGGTGAACTCGGTGACTGATCAACTGGTGACCGGCGCGACGCCGCCGGACTCGGCCGACGAATGCCATGCTGAGGGCCTGCAGGACGCGGTCACCACCCCGTCCGGGGGCAGCAAAACCGGCGAAGGCCGCCAGACCGCGATGATGTCGGCGGGCTCCTATGCCACGCTGGAAGTGACCGATCTCAAAGGCAACCTGCAGAGTAATGGCACCGCCGGATTTCTCAACGACGATTTGGTAACGCTGACCAAGGATGAAATCGATTACCCGGGCGTGGACCTCACTGACCAGACAACCTACGAATGGGGTCCGCACGCTGGGACTCCAGTAACCCAGGATTGTGCGATCGGCCACGGCTGCATGATCCTCACGGGGCGTAACCAGCAAGGTGCCTATGAGCCAAAAGTCGAAAGTGGCTTGGGCTATACGTTGGCCAGCGCCAACGGCTTCCCTGGGTTTATAAATTCGACCAGCAGCAGTACACCTGCGAGCCCCTACATTTCGATAGGCTTCACCGATGCGGTGCTGCCGGTCAATTCCGCGGGCACCCATTCACCTTTTTCGATTCGGATGGGAGTCTGCTTTGAAGACAAAGCCGGGCATCATCCCGCAGGGCTCAGTTCGTTCCAGGTGCTGCAGGGACGGAAATCCTATGGCTCTCCAACTGGCAATCCTTCGACTTTGACTGCCGATTGGGCCGATCTCTCGAAGGCCAATGAGTCGGGCCTTCCCGCACTGTCCCGCTACTGTGGACAGCTCGACAATACCTATTTCGGAGTGGCCCCGGTCTTTTACCCGAACATCGATCCCGACGCCGGATGCCCGGCCGCGGAGCCAAGCGGTTCAGGCCAACCGGGCCAGGGCTCAGTAATCACCTTAACCGGAGTACAGATAACTTCGCCCTCGGACATGCCGGCGACGCTTGACCCGACGAAATTCTATTACGATGCGTCCAGCGGGATGCTCTTTCTCCAGATTGAGCAGACTGAGTTGAATGCGCAGGGCGGATCGCCGATCGGAAACTGCACGATCAATCCTAAAGATCCAGCCTGCCCGACCAACGAGCATTTCTATCCATGCCCGAAGAACGGCTGCTCGCTCTATACGATTCGCATCACAGACGGCAGCTATGTTCCCGACTCGGCTTCGGGATGCTCGCCTTACGATCCAACCACTGGTAACACGATTTACAATCACGGCACCTGGGATGCCTATCCATCGGGATTGGACCAATTGGCTTACATTGTTCCGTCCGATGCGGTGAATGATCCGACCCGGGGTAACAATCTTGATCCGAATACCAAGAATGGCGAGGCTGCCCTGATAACGCCCGTTTCCCCCAATCTGGTAAATGGGGACAACTATCCCTACAACGGATTCGGCGCGAACGGAGCACCATGGTGTCCGGAGAATCGGTCGTTGACGTCGTTGGCGGTCGCCGCGAATAGCCATCCTCACCGTCATCACCATAGACGGCGCGTGGCAACGCACGGCCACCCTCAGGGGCCACAGCCGCTGGCGCGCAACTAG
- a CDS encoding putative transporter, producing MWFYGLFFSGEHIANAVIVVALVSFLGLGFGQIKFGPVQLGIAGPLFAGIALGHFGFRVNSELLGFERDFGLILYVYAIGIRVGPGFFAAFQTDGAILNLIAVSIVVMGALTAVAIHYIVGLPLEIVAGLLSGATTNTPSLAAAQQMLQVLHAGPDRIAKTGLSCAIAYPFGIVGVLLAIGILRSLLRVDVDAEAERFKRQQSGDHLPLERMCIEIRNSAIAGICLAQLPVLQGVVISRVLHQGRQHVAAPSDIFEIGDTILCIGPRPQLENLCASFGVESNLRLNEMESPLRARDMLVTQRNIFGRRIADLHIRELHGVTITRLNRTGLELSPTADTKLHFGDYLTCVGEDDQLQQVEQLLGNQTSALENTQIIPIFIGIALGVLLGGMPISIPGVPVPLSLGLAGGPIVAAIILSRIGTIGPLRWNMSPDTINTIRDFGVSIFMACVGIDAGKSFVATVVNGDGLLWMGTAAIITVVPICIAGIAARTILKLNYLTLCGVLSGSMTDPPALAFANALGESQAQSTAYASVYPLTMALRILTPQIILGILWHMS from the coding sequence ATGTGGTTTTACGGTCTGTTCTTCAGCGGCGAGCATATCGCCAACGCGGTTATCGTTGTCGCCCTGGTTTCATTCCTTGGCCTGGGCTTCGGGCAGATAAAGTTCGGCCCGGTTCAACTCGGGATAGCGGGGCCGCTGTTCGCCGGAATCGCGCTCGGCCACTTTGGATTCAGGGTGAATTCCGAGCTGCTCGGATTTGAGCGCGACTTCGGCCTGATTCTCTATGTCTATGCAATCGGGATCAGAGTCGGGCCGGGATTCTTCGCCGCGTTCCAGACCGACGGCGCGATACTCAATCTGATCGCGGTTTCGATCGTCGTGATGGGGGCGCTGACGGCCGTCGCGATCCATTACATAGTCGGCCTGCCGCTCGAGATCGTTGCCGGCCTTTTATCGGGTGCGACCACGAATACTCCGTCGCTGGCCGCCGCGCAGCAGATGCTGCAAGTGCTGCACGCCGGACCGGACCGTATCGCGAAGACCGGTCTTTCCTGCGCGATCGCTTATCCGTTCGGGATCGTCGGCGTCCTGCTGGCAATTGGCATTTTGCGTTCACTTCTTCGCGTCGATGTCGATGCGGAAGCGGAGCGATTCAAACGCCAGCAGTCGGGCGACCATCTGCCGCTTGAGCGAATGTGTATCGAGATTCGGAATTCGGCGATTGCGGGAATCTGCCTGGCGCAGCTCCCCGTCTTGCAGGGCGTGGTGATAAGCCGCGTGCTGCACCAGGGACGGCAGCATGTCGCGGCGCCGAGCGACATCTTCGAGATTGGTGATACGATTCTATGTATCGGGCCGCGGCCGCAGCTCGAAAATCTGTGCGCATCGTTCGGTGTCGAATCGAATCTCAGGCTCAACGAAATGGAGAGTCCGCTCCGCGCCCGCGACATGCTCGTGACGCAGCGAAATATATTTGGCCGCCGTATCGCCGATCTGCATATTCGTGAGCTTCACGGAGTGACTATTACCAGGCTCAATCGCACCGGGCTGGAGTTGAGTCCGACGGCCGATACGAAGCTGCACTTCGGCGACTACCTGACCTGCGTTGGCGAGGACGATCAACTGCAACAGGTTGAGCAACTGCTCGGCAATCAGACCAGCGCGCTCGAGAATACTCAGATCATTCCGATCTTCATCGGCATCGCGCTCGGTGTGCTGCTGGGAGGCATGCCAATTTCGATTCCTGGCGTTCCGGTGCCGCTCTCGCTAGGGCTGGCTGGCGGTCCGATCGTCGCGGCGATTATACTTTCGCGAATCGGAACAATCGGTCCGCTCAGGTGGAACATGTCGCCCGACACTATCAACACGATTCGCGACTTCGGCGTCTCGATTTTCATGGCCTGCGTGGGAATCGATGCGGGCAAGAGCTTTGTCGCAACGGTAGTGAACGGCGACGGACTGCTATGGATGGGCACCGCCGCGATCATCACCGTCGTTCCGATCTGCATCGCAGGCATCGCCGCCCGCACTATCCTCAAGCTGAACTACCTGACACTGTGCGGAGTCCTCTCAGGCAGCATGACCGATCCTCCCGCGCTCGCCTTCGCCAACGCGCTCGGCGAATCGCAAGCGCAATCAACTGCATACGCCTCGGTGTATCCCCTGACGATGGCCTTGCGCATCCTCACGCCGCAGATCATCCTGGGCATTCTCTGGCACATGAGTTAA
- a CDS encoding amidohydrolase family protein: MPRRGLSDADSHIMELPDFLTAYADPAIRERMPRLLPVGTLDATLAGLPQEGAARCHPPEVVAERRALGDQILRGPKWYEALGAFNCAERGQVLDLLGIDRQIVFSSFAAAVLFGCTDREVRYGAVRAFNRAMRAFVADEPRLVGVGVLILDDPARSATELDQALAEGTRLFMMPSDAPGRSPGHKDHDPIWARLAEARASFVLHVGSSKLSIDAEFMNDGFNRKTARGGAEVVGSKDMTCIFHSAERFISVLILDGVLERFPALRGGCVELGAGWVPSMRRRLDQIVAVWAKPEPHLREMKRQPSEQMDDQLRFTPYPFEDVGELIEQSSDRLYMFSTDYPHAEGGRDPLGRFEASLEAHPDSTKERFFRSNFHDLVLD, from the coding sequence ATGCCACGCCGAGGACTCTCAGACGCCGACAGTCACATCATGGAGCTGCCGGATTTTCTCACCGCCTACGCTGACCCCGCGATTCGCGAGCGGATGCCGCGGCTCCTGCCCGTCGGCACGCTCGACGCGACGCTTGCCGGATTGCCGCAGGAGGGTGCCGCGCGATGTCATCCGCCGGAAGTCGTTGCGGAGCGACGCGCGCTTGGTGATCAGATCCTGCGCGGCCCGAAATGGTACGAGGCGCTTGGCGCCTTCAACTGTGCCGAGCGCGGCCAGGTGCTCGACCTGCTGGGAATCGATCGCCAGATCGTTTTTTCATCGTTCGCGGCGGCCGTGCTTTTCGGATGCACCGATCGCGAGGTTCGCTACGGCGCGGTGCGCGCCTTCAATCGTGCGATGCGCGCCTTCGTCGCCGACGAGCCGCGCCTCGTGGGAGTAGGGGTGCTCATTCTTGACGATCCCGCGCGCTCGGCGACTGAACTCGACCAGGCGCTGGCTGAGGGTACGCGTCTCTTCATGATGCCGTCGGATGCGCCCGGCCGCTCGCCGGGGCACAAGGATCACGATCCGATCTGGGCGCGGCTGGCCGAGGCGCGCGCGTCGTTCGTGCTGCACGTCGGCAGCAGCAAGCTGTCGATCGATGCTGAATTCATGAACGACGGCTTCAATCGCAAGACGGCGCGCGGCGGCGCCGAGGTCGTCGGCTCCAAGGACATGACCTGCATCTTCCATTCGGCGGAGCGCTTCATCTCGGTGCTGATTCTCGACGGCGTGCTGGAGCGCTTCCCGGCGCTGCGCGGCGGATGCGTCGAGCTGGGCGCGGGATGGGTGCCCTCGATGCGCAGGAGGCTCGACCAGATCGTCGCGGTGTGGGCCAAGCCCGAGCCGCATCTGCGCGAGATGAAGCGGCAGCCCTCCGAGCAAATGGACGATCAGCTCCGGTTCACGCCGTATCCTTTCGAGGATGTCGGCGAGCTGATTGAGCAATCGAGCGATCGCCTCTACATGTTCTCGACCGACTATCCGCACGCCGAGGGCGGCCGCGATCCGCTGGGACGTTTCGAGGCGAGCCTCGAAGCCCATCCGGATTCTACCAAGGAGCGTTTTTTCAGGTCGAACTTCCACGACCTCGTGCTAGACTGA